Below is a window of Strix uralensis isolate ZFMK-TIS-50842 chromosome 8, bStrUra1, whole genome shotgun sequence DNA.
AGGGGAATTCATTTTCCCTCAGTGCTTCTTACATAGGGAGTCACTTTATGTCCATTATGTAATTCTGGTGTGTGGCCTGGTGAAAACTGCTGATGGTGTCCACTGGTGTGGTGGCGAGGGTTTGCTCAACAGTTACGGGGTGGAATCTCTTTGGTCAGTGACTACGCCAGCATTCCCTGTGGGGGTGAAGGCTTTCACCACTGAGAATTAGTTAAAAGGTGACCAGTGCCACTCCTTGAAAATGCCGAGCCCTGCCTGGTTATTTCCAAGAATACTCCTGTGCTCTAGAGAGGGTGCTGGGGCCCCCAGCTTTACAACATGATGGGGTCTTCCTTGCAGATGGTGAGAGTTGAGCCATAACTATGTGTTTAATATTGCTGTTGGCTAGTGGTAGGCATCCCCAGTACTTGGCCTGGGTGATTTAGGTATAACCCTGACATGTCTCAGTCTCCCTCTGGGATGTATAAGGTGCTCAGGAGTTTAACTCTGGACTAGGGAATTCATGGTGGGGGAGATACCCAAAACATAGGTCTTGTGGCACTTAAAATTTGAGGTGGCAGAGTTTAAGGCTTCCTCTGGATCTTTGGATTCTAAGGCTGTTCTTCAGAATAATTTGCTTCTGAactttggggtttggttttggtttgttgtttttgtgttgttgttttttttatttttatttttaactccaaGTGAAATAAATTGACTTCTCCTGGACTATACATTTTCCATTCCATTCTGGCTGTAGCATGATTCCCAAGAACATATGGGTTAGAAACAccaatattttagcatttttaaagatGATCCTAGACAAAAGCTAGCATTAGGTGTTCAAAATAGCATTAAGAAAATTGTACAGAAAATCTTGACTTGGGTATCTTCCTAGAAAACGACTTCCATAGTCCCCTTTTTACTCATCAAAGCTGCTTTACAGTATCAGTATGGCATTATCCAGGCCTGGGATTTTCAAAGGTGAGATAGGCACCAAGATCCAAATACAAGGCTAAGAAATAGTAGCTTTCATGGGCACTCTCGAAGATTCCAGCCTCAAATGTTAACAGGAATGACAATTTTAATTGTGCTGTTTGTAATTACATTTGAATTACTGTATGAGAGGAAGCTCCctaaaaatctgtcattttaggCAAAGTcacactaaatattttattttgttaagacTGTTTAATGCCATCAAAAACTGAAAGCCTCATGACACAAAATACTAACTGCCATAATCACTACTTCAATCTCTAATTCAATCTGCTAGTTCAAATGTTCAAAGGCTGGCTCAAGATTTTGGAAGGGATAAATTAATTCTGGCAGACTTATAGCTATGTCAGATATCTGTCTTCTCTTTCTATCAGATCCAGCTGGGCGGTCCCCTTATAACCAGGATAAAGCCAACTCAAACACCATTTTGAGTGCTTCGACTCAATAGATCAGAAATTTAATTATGTGCACAtgatctattaaaaataaatgaaaggctTGGCATGTTTTTCCTAGCCTATCTACCCAGGACAAGGCTAAGCCACCCACATCTTTGCTAAAGGTGACCACAAGTGCTCTATTACTTGCCCCAAATGCTCTATTACTGTCAGAATGGCCATACCAGGACAAAGCAGGGCCATCTTGCCCTCTCGGCAGCAATCGATGCCTACAGAAGAATAAAGGAGCATTAATGATGCTTCCCCAGAACACTCTTCCATTCTCTAGTGATTTATGGTTCAGGAACTTCCTCAGTCAGAGGTACTGCCTTTGCATTTAATAGTACTTGATGCCCAGTACCTGTTGAACTCAGAAATTCCTAGCATCCATAAGAATGTCCGCTGCTTAAtggtatatatatatacagttgTATATATactgtagattttttttgtctgaatttgccaCTTGCTGGTCATACTGCAAAAGCTGATTGAGTTTCCTGCCTTGCTTTATTCAGTAGGAGAAAgattacaagaaaataaaaaatgctgtttcacaGTACTggatttgaataatttttcttcacCATATACATGCACTCTTCACCTAGTGTTGTTAGTACAGGATCATTGCCTAGTTCTTTGCTCTAATTCATGGTCCTAACTCTAACTCAAATGCTCTGAGCTTGAGCATTTTCAAGGTCTCAACAGGAGCCTGCACTCAGCTGACGAGTCTCCAGCCCCTTCGCGTGGTAGCCTACCTCAGCAGCCAGAACTGCTATCACACACACGGCAGCACCCCAACATTCCATTTTCCTATTTTCTGAACAGCACAAACTCTGTTTCTGCAGACTCGCTCGTGTAAGTCAGCAGAAGATGAGTCATCTGGAAAAAAACTATAATCATTTGTCCCCTAGGAGTCATATAGTGAGTTAATTATTGTACAACACATTCTAATACAAAATACACAAGCGGTTTCAACTTCTTGAGGTTGCAAAGGGCAGGAGAGCTTTTCAAAATTTCCATCGGTTATGGTCTGGGAATGCTGGGTTTCCCTTGACTCAGTATCTATTGCATAATCAGAAACACATTTGGTTCCTTTTGTTGTATGAAACAAAGCTAGAGAAATGTGTGTGTTATTactttgcaaaaataaagagTAGATACCTAAGCAGCTTATGTCATGTATGCAGTGTTTATAAACACAACTGCTCTGGGGCAGTTCCTCAGCTGACGAAAACTATTACAGCTTCTGTCAGTTGAAATAATCATCTTCTGAAGCTGCAAATACCCCATCGGTACAGGAATGTGATGTGCCATAGGAATTTTAGGTAGCATTGTGTTAAAACTGCTTGCCTGGAGTTCACCTGTCAGTGTACTGGACTTGAATCGATCATTGTTGTGTTGTAGTTATTCATATCCAGTCATGCCAGCTTTGTTGGGCTATTGTGTGGTTGTTATCTCAGCAGGAGATAATCTTATCAGTGCACAGAGAGGAAAATCTGAAAACAATGTAAATGCCTTCAGCATCTGAAATTTTTCTGTCGAGAATCAGAAACAAATACATTCGTAACTTCACGAACAGTAAAGGAGAAAGACTTTTTCCAGTAGCTATGGCACGTTGTTTTAAAACCTCCAGTTCTTATTAACAGATCCTCACTACAGTAAGGAAGGAATGGTATTAAAGGTGCTGTTTTAAAATTACGAATTTGGTGAACTCATCATTTTAGACACGGCTCTGGCAAGAGACCCGGTTTCCTGAACACTCCTTTGGCAGACCTACATGACaagttctctcttctttcttgggattattacattagaaaaattaatgacttaaaaagaaatctttctctgTTGTCAAACAAGCTTGAATCTTCACAGTCACTCTGGATCTTCCAGTATTTCACATGCAAAATATAGAACCTATTGCATCTTCTCTTTATAAAAACTTCTAGAAATAGGTCAAATACTTGTAAGTGTATTCATTGATCTGTCATGTAGACAGGTGCCAATCGGGTATTTGAAAAAACAGTAAGCAATCCAAATTGGGCAACAAGGGACAGGAAGCACACAGTGGTACTGGAATCCCAAAGTATGCCATCATCTCAACGGGGTCCTTACTTCAGTAACGGACAGATAATACCCAGTCCATATAATGCTGGACCTCTGCGGTCATTAACAAACATGTGAACTTCATCATTTTTTGATCCAAATACACAATAAAACTGTAATTGAACCTTGCTAAACATGAGCAGGCAGTGGAGGACAGTCATTAACCTTCAAGACTCTGCCTTACAGTGAAGGAACTTCCTCAGAAGCTCTCTCCCAATTTCAGAAGTGCCCCTCTGTTTCCAGGACAGATGGGAATGTTGAAATAACTTTATCTCAAGAAAGAAAGGACACTAACCACATTATTATTACATTTGCTTCAAAGACTGATCTCATTGTGGTTACAGCAATCGAACATATGGTCAAATGTTAAGTTTCTCCATGATGTGCTAAGATGAAGTAGGCAGGTCCATCATCCATTACAGACTGACTCATGCACCATAATAAAGGTAGCAGAAACTTTCAGTGTGGTAAGGAATCAAGTAAGAACAGCTATTTTATCTCTCACTGTACCCAACCCCACAGAGATTAATATATTGACAAATAGACTTTTACTGCTTAGAGGCAATGATTTAGGAGCAAAGATTGGAAGACCAACGTACATCCTTCAGCCTTTCCCCTCCAGAAGTATGATAACACACTTTGGATTTCAAAATGCCTCTTTTGCATTTCAGAGGCTTACAGAATTCTTATCTTCCCACTCTAAAAACAAAGCTCAATATTATTCTGAATTATAGACTTTGACAAGCAAAGGGAAGGATTGTTTGGAAGCAGTTTATTTACTTAAATAGAGGGAGTCTTTTTGCTACGTAGACTAGAGTACACACTAAGGATACCACTCTGCCACCCAAGGAAGGCACAGAATGCACTCATCTTTATTTCAGTACATTTAAGTGACAGACATGACtacaaaggaggaggaaaaagatcCAGAAGTGACTGAGGCAGAATTTGGGTGCTGTCTGTCTAATAACAACAGCTAGACAAGGCAGTGGTGCCAACTCGACTGGCTTTCAAAACATAAATATTATCCAGTAGTGTGTGGATATATCACCAGAAGCAGAAACATGGCATCATGATCTTACCTCTGACACTGGTTCTTTCTGTAGGATTACACAAAGCACTTCATTTCTTTGTGCCTAATTTTCATTATCTGCGGAGGTAACCATTAGTTATGTGTGACATCTGTACTTAGTTTCTGTGACTCTCTGCTAAGCATagtaaattattattaatgaagTGAATATGTCAATCAAAACAGTAATTTATTGAAGACTCTCTACTACTTCTCTTCCAGGAATCACTCCAAATTTGGCAACCTAGTAATCACAGTGACTTCAGCTGCCCCATCTGTCTCCAGACAGTTACCCTCCCAGTAGAAACCAACTGTGGACATTTATTCTGCGGTAAGTGCAGTGCTTATACAGGTCACTAATAAAGCAGTCTCCTTACAGAAACCCCAGGTCCTGTGTAAGCACGAGGACCAAGCCTTTCTCCCTGGAATTAACGTAAGTGCTCTCACTAGCAGCAAGAGAAATCCCATCTTTacatccccccaaaaaatcagtatttttatgtGCTCATTGCTTTCACGTCTACAAAGTGCCACTTTTGAAATGCCCAAGAAGTCTTAAGACAATGAGATGTGACAGATCATCTCACAGGATAGTGTTAAATTACAACACAAACTCATGGAATGGATAAAGTGCACCAGAAAATCACGCAATTTGTATTCAACTatgcaaaaaaccaaacctgttaTAAAAATCAACAGTCTAATAATCGTACAGTTTGTAACTCTGAAAGCTCAAGATGTAACAAGCATGAAGTCTTGTCTTCAAGCATGAACTCACTTCTGGGAAAACAGCTTGTCTTTTTAATCGACAGCACAAAAATCCAGCTATCccttaaaattaattctgattgTATTTATATTGGTGAAAATTGGGAGTAAGACACACTGGGCTTAGGTCTGATTCTGTTCCACAGACTTGCTTCCCATGTGAAATATTTGcctaaaataaagcagaagtgaTCTAGAGCAAGAAGGCATAATTACATTGGTTTGTAGTCCTGTAAAAGCTctctaaacaaagaaaataaaataagtgGAAGTTACATACTAAACAATTCAAAAAGTGAGTTTCTAGTCATGTATAAACCTTCTTTTAACGTGTTTATTGTTTTTTAAGTAAATCCATGTGGTCATACAGGGGAAAAGTATTCCAAGACCTCTCAGCATGATGCATGCTCAATAACTGTTTATTCCAGCCCAGGGTCTGTCTTAACAGGAAGGGGACAGACCCAGATTTAGAGGGTCCTTCTGTCGAGGCTGCCCGTGGTGTGGTCTCCTGTCCTCCCCCCATGCATCTACAGTCACTGGATAATCTAAGTAAAACCATAATTCTCTGGATAAACGTGTCTGCTAAATGCCTTCTTTGAGGCTGCTAAACCATATGGTTAggattacaaaattaaaataagttttcaaaGGGAATACAAGGATGAAGCACAGACTAGTGGAGGGAGTTATGTTCATAACTGCATTTATAAAGGGGATTTCAGGCATTTTAAGGCCCACACTGAACACTGCTAGAGCCAGCGTGAGCGCTGTACCCGCTCTCACAGGCAGCAGGATGAGGCCACCAGCGTAACGGGACTGAACACTGTTTCTCTCAGACCTCTGAGGTGCATCGTCCACTGAATTTGCGGGTGAAGTTTACAACCTCCCCGCCCCAGCTGCTTATCAGGTTCCTCACCGAATGCTGTCACCCCCacagcagggtgggcagcagagACCTGCAGTTCATGATCTGATGAGCCTGAAACTGCCCCTGAAGGTACCTGGGGGCCGCTGTGCAGCACGAGATGGGTGATCTCTGGCagaagggcaggcaggcagctgcaggcagcgctACCTGGTGCTGCAACAGCCAGACACACCAGAAGACACTGGGCAGAAGCAGAAAGCTCCTTCCTACTGCTCTGGCATTTCACAGAGACCTTAAAGCAACCCGGGTGCTATTTACAAGCCATTTGCACCTTTTTTCACCACCTAAGAGTGTTATAAAAAGACCCAAGCATAAATGAGAACAAGGGACTGTGCTGTTAAGACTGGTGcaataaaagcacatttttatcTTTAGGAAGTGTCATTTTTCTCCAGATTGAAATGATGCTCACACAGCACAACTCACCACCACTGCCACTATCTCCATCCTCTGAAACCACAACAAATCAGTGGATCGCCAACAGCTAGGGACGCTTTGTGGGGCTCATCTACCCCATGAGTGACACCATTTAATACTTAAGGTTGTTTCATGTTTTTGTAACACTGTTTTATAACACACAGGAAAAGGATGCTTTGAATATAACTCGCTCCAGGACAAACAGTAAGCATATGGCCTCAAAACGTGTTTCAAATAATGTCACAGTAGTTATAGTTTCAAGTACAAAGACAGACATAACAACAAAGATCACCAACGTTCCTCTTTCTCTGGCCTGgttaattttcccttttccatctgtGAATATTACAGTGATATggacttgatttttattttattttgagatcTGCAGAGGAGACATACCATATACAAGCTTGGTATATATTGTTATCGTTAGCTGTATATATTTAGTTAGGCTTTACTTTCCTCAAGTACATCATCATCTACACTCTGAAGCATTGATTCCAGTGCAATGCATTATGTATGTTATGACTATGTTTATATAGTAGAAGCTGCCTCTAACGTCTGTTTTTCATGTCTTAAACCAATAAAACTTTACATTGGGCTTATCAAAACCATTCTGTGTAGATCTAAGTCTGTTGTGACTGAAATCAGTAATAAAACTTCTCTTGATGCCCTGTGGAACGGAGCTAAGGCAACACTGAGCGCTCTTAATAAATTCCGCTCTGGtagaagttttatttaaaaaatgtggtCAACCCAGCACTTTTAAAGAAGATTAATGTGGACTTATAAAAAATGTCTGATTTTATTATTAGTAGTAATTCATACAGTTTGTCCCGAAGTTTTCCTTTTCAGCTTCAGTTTAAACCATATGTTCAGGAAGTTCAACTGAAAAGCGATCCTTgagcaatattatttttttctaattaacaATAACCGCAGAGGTATTTTAGAGAAACCTACAGATCCCTCAGAAGGTTGTGTAGCTGGCTAGATTAAAATAGGATTTTGtctattttatgaaaaatgcaCCGAAGTACAAATAGGTCAACTGCAGACGAGTCCGTCCTTTCCTGTTCTACTAAACAAAGGATTCTGCATGCAGCAAATTTTAATTTCCACGGGGTTCTTTTTTGAAAGCCACTGAAGAACTGTGGGATCCATCAGTGCCCCGCCATCGCCACCGGGACTGAGCACAGGCACAGCAACACAGCTGTGTGGATCTGGGCCCAGCGGGTCAAAGCGGTTCCTGAAGTCAGGTGTGATGTTGGTAAAATGCAAAAGTTCAGGCTGCCAGGCTGAGTTTATACATAGCCCACGGGATTTAGACTAAACAGAAGCCCTGTGCCCAGCCAACGGCTCTGTATATGCAAACAACATAGAAGAGTCATAAAGAAAAACCCTGcactcaaatgaaaacaaaagtaaaatgcaCAAGTTGGAGTGAGTTCATAGAAAATAACTTTGGGCCAAATTTAACATCCCTAGTCCTAGTATATAACTGATAGCATCATGAACGTTTTTATACTTGATTTCCAACACAGTTTCTCCAATATTCCCCTTTTCAGTAACAACAGACAAAGTAAGTCTGGGTGCAGAAGAACCCTGAACTGAGGGCTCCTGAAGACTTCTTGGTATAATACTGCTTACAAGAAACTACTTGCTGgttatttttaagaacaaagagCATTGTTCAATTCAATAAAACAATTCCATCAAAATGGCAGCACAgacttctgcttctgttttcactGGGGTCCTTGTCAAATTTGATCAGTTTAAATgttgagagattatttttttcctgacctgtCACACCACACACTGCGCCCGGGAGCTGAAAGTcaagctgtgctgcttctgattagATGCTGTTTACGCTTTGCTGTTTTCGCTGTCAGTGCCAGCACTGCCGTTGATGTATGTCAGCCACTGCTGTCAGTTATACATGTCATCTGATCTTACTGTCCTCAGACTCTGCCCTCCTTCACACCTGAGACCTTAGTATAAGAAGAGATGGTGTTGTATTTGGAAATTAGTTAGCAGCTTTCTGGGTAAGAAGGATCAAAAAGAATACAACTTGCTCTTCCAGAGCTATGCAGTTCCAGAAGGGTAACCGAGTTGACATACCGTAAGGGAGGGGAGCAAACTGACAAAACAGCCCCATGTATGACAGTTCGTCACCCAGCTCTGTGGTGTGCCACCAGGAGCATCCCCCGGCCCTCCCTTGGCTGCACACCTTGGTTTATTTGGGATAATGGGGCCTCATCATCCGTAAAAGCCCCGCTAGCTCTGGAAGGTGCCTGTATTCCCGAGTGCTTCAACCACAGTCAGGGGAGCTGCAGGAGTAGACGCTAGCCACAGGAGAAGAGACTGAGTCAAAGTCTCCCTTAGAGGGTCCCTGTTTCTCCGTGCATACCAGTGTGGAAGAGTGAAGGCTCCATTTTTGCGCGGTCACTTCGCAAAGTAAAACCACGTATTAAAATGAAGGCAAAGAATTACATTCATTTTCACAGTCAGTTGTAGGAAGAGGGTTCATTAATCCTGCTAACTTCCTTGTAAACATTAAATATCGTCATTTCAtgtatcttaattttttttttttttttggtaggttcCTGTCTGATCACATACTGGAAGCACAGTCCCTGGTTAGCAGCAATAACCTGCCCTCTCTGCAGACAAAAGGCAAGACTCACCTCCATCTGCATTATGAGACATACAAAATTACAAGCTTGAGCTCTTAGGATCAACTTTATTTATCCTTTAATTTTCCGTAGCATTTCAAAACGCACTTAGACTTGAATGACCCTGCAGCCATTTGCATTTATCATTTGACACGTCATATCAGGCAACTCTGTGCAATATTAAACAGGCCTCCAGCATTTTACTTCTCTGTAGTTCATTGAATCTCTGGGATATCCATAAAAAGCAATATGGAAGCTCCTAATCTCATCCGACCCTGGTCAGAGGTGCCTGTTGTACTGGAAGGGTGGATGCAGgttataaaaaggaaatgttcttgCTATTGTGGAGCTGCTGGCGCTGGACAAAGGTCCAGTTGCGAGAGAGAGACTGTGGAGAGACACCTACTACAGAACACTGTCCTTTACACTGGAGAGTAAAATACACCGTGTTAACGCCAATCTTCTTTTCTTATGAAGGTGGTTCTTCTGGATAACGTCTCATGTGAAAAGCAACAAGATGAGCCAAGTAAACAAATTGTACATGACATTAGAGATTACAACAAGCGTTTCTCGGGGCAAGCTCGACCTGTAAGTATTTATAAATCTACACTTACCCAGCTAGTAGTGCGTAACACATCGAGGACTGAGGGACCCAGCAATGAAAACTTGTTTGTATCATCACGTGAATTACCTTTCCGTGCGCTTATTGGCGATACCCTCATGGAAGTGCTACCATCCACTGCTGGGTCCAGCACCTTCCAGTAAAGGTGCTGCTCTGAGTCCTCCTGCAGCCatcctggcagggaggagaaagCCATCTGGGATGAAATACAGGAAGCAAAGCAGAACTAGAGATGGTCAGGCTGGAACTTTCAAGTATGAACTCAGATTTGAACTCCAGGATTTTAAGTTGCCTCTAAAATTTCAAATCAGATTCCAGCTTAGAAAGCAGTTGGTTTTCTTCCCCACAGGTATTGCCAAATTCAAACAGTCCACACTGGCTCTGCACTTCTTAAAGCTGGAATCCCAGCTGGTACAGAGACATGACGGGCAGTGGAAATGCTGGGAAAGATGAGGGCTGAAGCCACAAGTGAGGCCCATTCTTGACAGGGTGTGGAATATCACCAGAGCAAACCTTCCTCTCCTGTCACATCCCGGTGGGGG
It encodes the following:
- the LOC141946330 gene encoding E3 ubiquitin-protein ligase RNF170-like isoform X3, whose protein sequence is MCYGTFQESLQIWQPSNHSDFSCPICLQTVTLPVETNCGHLFCGSCLITYWKHSPWLAAITCPLCRQKVVLLDNVSCEKQQDEPSKQIVHDIRDYNKRFSGQARPYRKKRFPSL
- the LOC141946330 gene encoding E3 ubiquitin-protein ligase RNF170-like isoform X4, with the protein product MCYGTFQESLQIWQPSNHSDFSCPICLQTVTLPVETNCGHLFCGSCLITYWKHSPWLAAITCPLCRQKVVLLDNVSCEKQQDEPSKQIVHDIRDYNKRFSGQARPITFMTCRYS